CGACACTCAGAAAAGTCTTCGCGGTTTTTCTGCTGATCACTTCGCTCAGAATGCTCTGGAAATAGCCGACAGCGCGATGCGCGACCCAATCGAACTTGCAGAGCCCCGTCGCGCTTACTAGCATCCGCACGTGGATCAGCGACTCGATCAGCGTCTCAATGACGCGCTCAATCTGCTGCTCGAAGCCGAGCGGGCGGGCGTGATTGCGCTCGACAAGTTGATCGCGGAAGTCGAGCAGGACGAGTTGCGGAATTTTCTCCGCGGCTCGCGCGACATGGAACAGCGCAACGCCGAAGAACTCGAGGCGTTGATTCGCGACAATGGTGGAGCGCCTTCGAGCAAGACCGGTCCGTTCGCGGACAAAGTCGCGGCACTCGGCACGATTCGCGAGCGGCTCGCGCTGATGTCGCAC
This genomic stretch from Candidatus Binatus sp. harbors:
- a CDS encoding DUF892 family protein, with the translated sequence MDQRLDQRLNDALNLLLEAERAGVIALDKLIAEVEQDELRNFLRGSRDMEQRNAEELEALIRDNGGAPSSKTGPFADKVAALGTIRERLALMSHGQEWAARKTEVALALAPESGAIHDYLTAMANRHRAEVEWGRAEVIRLMNAS